A region of Plutella xylostella chromosome 29, ilPluXylo3.1, whole genome shotgun sequence DNA encodes the following proteins:
- the LOC105387462 gene encoding protein virilizer isoform X3 yields MSSSDQPDLLFFDTFSHDTSEELNLDLVQFPKSVYVREIRIIPLGARVEGDFPGGVRLGATNPTKFHIDFFVNDLSKPGASTFEALGSLDYCQNGQIHMECAAGPEDTRTPTDGLVLRGLYTTITLAVYGNLTQVIPETPPIGTSVPPPSVPKQALPREVAAVPPTSIPPPPVEWTQEAPNPIPTYTGQVAAAMPEVYGPPNYPPDSYDNQMYRADYYDAEAPKDPRTYHMEGPEWDKERRLSAERDRQSPRSEHDRDRDRDRRDGRSRRRSLDRRSRESSRLRDRSRELDRHDRLHSRSRSRDRDYIVKGEYRPRTRSRSRSLDGRLRSSERDWDRSSYKKDDYRRHRDGSYERSRAGSYDKRSGSYERRSPYDKRAPSYERKRLSPYDKRGSSYERRAPSYEKQSTYDKKRHSPYNRIRGSSYSSRSPSREDPRKRPRTPPGERRPLSPREGKVSPTTSIRSETGEFDRSGKQIPRVEFYHQSYRQKAVASIRSPSQEPENPPFIEAQHSSLVTVQIVDTPPVVKLPIESPGRNVDDEKSMDAEQFEPILSDEDICDDLEAPAYMDVDYDVNEYCGVDDIIKYYNPFKAEWVQYENMNKIHLVAPVKKDGVKDVMNASFEELCSTNADLFKISELTKACKGKFFASTFAEIDNASREDWVHQCEQLFLSLTSLCKTSDIILRIFKNLDKAEEPDEFNDIYNLLIIFTKIGLSFDSALAQQQPTYKVRHMKCGIRLAEGLLSHKNNGQVTKILLSIGINIPMQLLEMYSKEYMALSIRLMILKSLNAALSSKEAVEHFMQKAVFPRFGKNDDSESGPKNGYQALLAIMQTNPLARIKFSVSALIKKLNMYELLEKLHELVLKMNKSTAEDKPDEEVELTEKETDFIVDSLGEILYMYRSQCFHISQPKRFLPVSAQFEINKECSNEILLEFFNIHRILEVCLYLLTAPSTCNNLVVTSPIHDFLYELIHSRNGLNFLYKNMDLSELIFKILVQPYGQQNAEDFVYLHDTSNYTELQIIGLELAYRLKSLYYLESICDIQAGQPDENELIDRLQSLYCLSFGTVGKTAVPDVIAMGDNAECLMEVFERDLKGKTKTDSPPKQKSPAKGYAIELIVLAVRFSADVPFLKKFGPRILNVAREHDRFEPSVSSVLQEVVPYLTPIEKTNLLSGDDMVECVEIIKTSAEHAPDLPGELMTCLRILRHFCISDYNANITVATESSTDEYVELKYKYSILQLFSLDGVAHLAGILDRIATHFDQPSMHTAFFASVKGLQLAQMLLPCLRLLDEMLARVVRCRGSRFRDLTAAPVLLKTYGIAKTFPVGSVGYATASKAAEAAVRALLAYSQPIADDAKDGDSIRRGPWTSLCSEVISYTMTAPYTFVPGLLVFSELLPLPLPMQTKIPPTERELADAFNERRLWSAHLHALSNDLIDMIQIICMSTYRPVVHMLRRVCVQIADLAPNTAATVARAAIGAVTKELKAGEPANGSAARVLSFLACLVAHAPVKCAVLHAINSGGPKAADVQTALCGVLGLSNTSHEHATAQEFAALALAGLCDAEVTLTPLSAPAEKIVANSLPNRETLSAILDATADCLASPNRTCSVASSILRAYFVLTEHEYGFQQFRKFAAKKRDLLGSFFKWVLETAGEDKLECLSLYVDLIRILRLEEGEGAVGRRSTLTPHDVADMVGYTPGEESHPALAMESILKERNIDEEVISNCSLIPPLLHDLPPLSPRAGADPPSPPAAPADPLVAQFAGRAGHAGGAGAEERLTSSYWLDVPPRHHEEEVNDGELVSCDIMAVAVSALAAGGAAALASCVRRLAGAVDRAAAPARAPAHVPAAVSVARVRSETADAFRSRPPNTSRPPSLHVDDFTARAAAAPPARPHTRGMRRGIAVSDRGRFASATPHHPHYRHLRGRGGAWDMGAQHFGHFPPASQYMMGGGMGWGGARMQRGPRHRSFMR; encoded by the exons ATGTCTTCATCGGACCAACCCGATCTCTTGTTCTTCGACACATTCTCTCACGACACCAGCGAG GAGTTGAATTTAGACCTGGTGCAGTTTCCAAAGTCAGTCTACGTCCGTGAGATCCGGATAATCCCGCTGGGCGCGCGCGTGGAGGGTGATTTCCCCGGCGGGGTGCGTCTGGGGGCTACGAACCCAACCAAGTTCCACATCGATTTCTTCGTGAATGACCTGAGCAAGCCCGGCGCGTCCACGTTCGAGGCGCTGGGCAGCCTCGACTACTGCCAGAATGGACAGATACACATGGAGTGCGCGGCCGGCCCGGAGGACACCCGCACTCCCACCGATGGGCTTGTGTTGAGAG GTTTATACACAACTATCACCCTGGCCGTCTATGGAAACCTGACACAGGTGATCCCGGAAACCCCACCTATTGGGACCAGTGTCCCACCTCCCTCGGTGCCCAAGCAGGCTCTGCCCCGGGAAGTGGCTGCCGTCCCACCGACCAGCATCCCACCACCACCAGTAGAATGGACCCAAGAGGCACCCAACCCCATCCCAACATACACCGGGCAAGTGGCCGCAGCCATGCCCGAGGTGTACGGCCCTCCAAACTATCCACCGGATAGCTACGACAACCAGATGTACCGTGCCGATTACTATGATGCAGAAGCTCCAAAGGACCCTAGAACTTATCATATGGAAGGTCCCGAGTGGGATAAAGAGAGAAGGCTGAGTGCCGAGCGAGACAGACAGAGTCCTCGGTCTGAGCATGACAGAGACAGGGACAGGGATAGGAGAGATGGCAGAAGCCGGAGACGGTCGCTGGACAGACGCAGCCGGGAGTCGTCCCGACTGCGGGACCGGAGTCGTGAGCTGGACCGCCACGACCGCCTGCACTCGCGGTCCAGGAGTCGGGACCGCGACTACATCGTGAAGGGAGAATACCGCCCCCGCACTCGCTCGCGCTCCAGAAGCCTCGACGGCAGACTAAGGTCCTCTGAACGAGATTGGGACAGGTCTTCGTATAAAAAAGATGATTACAGACGCCATCGCGATGGCTCCTATGAAAGATCTAGAGCTGGATCCTATGATAAAAGATCTGGCTCCTACGAACGACGCTCACCTTACGACAAGCGAGCGCCGTCCTACGAAAGAAAAAGATTATCTCCCTACGACAAAAGAGGATCGTCTTACGAAAGAAGAGCTCCTTCGTACGAGAAGCAAAGCACGTATGACAAGAAGCGACACTCGCCGTACAACCGGATCCGCGGGTCAAGCTACAGCAGTCGCTCCCCGAGTCGCGAAGACCCCCGGAAGCGGCCGCGGACGCCGCCCGGCGAACGAAGACCTCTGTCGCCCAGAGAAGGAAAGGTCAGTCCTACTACCTCTATAAGATCGGAGACGGGAGAGTTCGACAGAAGCGGCAAGCAGATACCCCGGGTCGAGTTCTACCATCAGAGCTACAGACAGAAAGCTGTGGCGTCTATTAGAAGCCCTTCGCAAGAACCTGAAAATCCACCGTTCATTGAAGCTCAACATTCAAGTCTGGTCACCGTGCAAATAGTGGACACGCCTCCAGTTGTGAAACTTCCAATAGAATCTCCAGGGAGAAACGTGGATGATGAGAAATCAATGGATGCTGAGCAGTTTGAGCCGATTCTCTCAGATGAAGACATTTGCGATGATCTGGAAGCGCCGGCGTATATGGACGTCGATTACGATGTTAATGAATACTGCGGCGTTGATGACATCATCAAATactataatccattcaaagcAGAATGGGTTCAATAcgaaaatatgaataaaatacatcTAGTAGCTCCAGTAAAGAAAGATGGCGTAAAAGACGTTATGAATGCAAGTTTTGAAGAGCTATGCAGTACGAATGCTGATCTGTTCAAAATATCCGAGTTAACTAAAGCATGTAAGGGAAAATTCTTTGCAAGCACTTTTGCAGAAATAGACAATGCGAGTAGAGAGGACTGGGTGCACCAGTGTGAACAACTGTTTCTATCCCTGACAAGTCTGTGCAAGACCAGCGATATCATCCttcgtatatttaaaaatctcGACAAAGCAGAAGAGCCTGACGAATTTAATGACATCTACAATTTACTCATAATATTTACTAAAATAGGATTAAGTTTTGACTCGGCCCTTGCCCAGCAGCAACCCACATACAAAGTGAGGCACATGAAGTGTGGCATCAGGTTAGCTGAAGGATTGTTGTCCCACAAAAACAACGGACAAGTGACCAAAATCCTCCTTAGTATTGGAATCAATATACCGATGCAGCTTCTGGAAATGTATTCCAAGGAATACATGGCACTGAGTATTAGACTGATGATACTAAAGAGCTTGAATGCTGCGCTTTCCTCTAAGGAGGCTGTGGAACATTTTATGCAGAAAGCCGTTTTCCCGAGGTTCGGTAAAAATGACGACAGTGAGAGTGGACCGAAAAATGGCTACCAAGCACTGTTAGCTATAATGCAAACCAATCCCCTTGCCAGAATCAAGTTCTCTGTGAGTGCTTTGATAAAGAAACTAAACATGTACGAACTGTTGGAGAAACTTCATGAGTTAGTTCTGAAAATGAACAAATCCACAGCAGAAGATAAACCTGATGAAGAGGTGGAACTGACGGAAAAAGAAACTGATTTTATTGTGGATTCTCTGGGAGAAATACTGTACATGTACCGGTCGCAATGTTTCCACATCTCACAGCCCAAGAGGTTCCTGCCAGTCTCGGCACAGTTTGAAATCAACAAGGAGTGTTCCAACGAAATCTTACTGGAATTCTTCAACATCCATCGCATATTGGAAGTGTGCCTTTACCTCCTGACTGCCCCATCAACCTGTAACAACTTGGTGGTGACGAGTCCTATCCACGATTTCCTCTACGAACTCATACACTCGCGTAATGGATTGAATTTcctgtacaaaaacatggattTGAGCGAACTGATATTCAAGATTCTGGTGCAACCGTACGGACAGCAAAACGCTGAAGACTTCGTCTACCTTCACGACACCAGCAACTACACAGAACTACAAATCATTGGACTTGAATTGGCGTACAGACTCAAATCTTTGTACTATTTGGAGTCAATCTGCGACATCCAGGCGGGCCAGCCCGATGAGAACGAGCTGATCGATAGATTGCAGTCTCTGTACTGTCTCAGCTTCGGTACCGTCGGCAAAACCGCCGTCCCCGACGTCATAGCCATGGGGGACAATGCCGAGTGCCTCATGGAAGTCTTCGAAAGAGATTTGAAAGGGAAAACCAAGACGGATTCGCCGCCGAAGCAAAAATCACCAGCTAAAGGCTATGCGATAGAGCTGATAGTTTTAGCAGTAAGATTCTCGGCTGACGTGCCGTTTTTGAAGAAGTTTGGGCCCAGGATTTTGAATGTTGCGCGGGAGCATGATAGGTTCGAGCCGAGCGTTTCAAGCGTGTTGCAGGAAGTGGTCCCGTACTTGACTCCTATTGAAAAGACTAACTTATTGTCTGGAGACGACATGGTTGAGTGTGTGGAGATCATTAAGACAAGCGCGGAGCATGCGCCAGATTTGCCCGGAGAACTCATGACGTGTCTGCGAATCTTGAGGCATTTCTGCATCTCAGACTACAATGCCAACATCACTGTAGCCACAGAGTCGTCCACTGATGAATACGTGGAACTGAAGTACAAATACAGCATACTACAGCTGTTTTCCTTGGACGGAGTGGCACATTTGGCGGGGATCCTCGATAGAATCGCAACGCACTTCGATCAGCCGAGCATGCATACGGCATTCTTCGCTTCAGTAAAAGGGCTTCAGTTGGCGCAAATGTTGCTGCCATGTTTGCGATTGTTGGACGAAATGTTGGCCAGAGTGGTGCGGTGTCGCGGCTCCAGATTCCGAGACCTCACGGCCGCTCCAGTGTTGTTGAAAACTTATGGGATTGCGAAAACGTTTCCGGTAGGGTCGGTCGGGTACGCAACAGCCAGCAAAGCGGCCGAAGCGGCTGTCAGAGCTCTCTTAGCGTATTCACAACCGATAGCCGATGACGCTAAAGACGGAGACTCGATACGAAGAGGACCTTGGACTTCCTTGTGCTCCGAAGTTATTTCCTACACTATGACGGCTCCTTACACCTTTGTCCCCGGCCTATTGGTCTTCTCAGAGCTTCTACCTCTACCCCTACCGATGCAGACAAAGATACCACCCACAGAAAGAGAGTTGGCAGACGCATTCAACGAGCGAAGGCTGTGGTCGGCTCACTTACACGCGCTGTCGAATGACTTGATCGACATGATCCAGATCATCTGCATGTCGACTTACCGGCCCGTGGTCCACATGTTGCGGAgagtgtgtgtacaaatagcAGACTTGGCCCCCAACACCGCCGCCACCGTGGCCAGGGCTGCTATAGGAGCGGTGACGAAAGAGTTGAAGGCCGGAGAGCCAGCCAATGGCAGCGCAGCGAGGGTGTTGAGTTTCTTGGCATGTTTAGTTGCGCACGCGCCGGTCAAATGTGCCGTATTGCATGCTATTAACAGCGGTGGCCCGAAGGCGGCTGACGTTCAAACCGCCCTTTGCGGTGTCCTAGGCCTCTCCAACACTTCCCACGAACACGCAACGGCTCAAGAGTTTGCCGCATTAGCCCTAGCAGGGTTATGTGATGCGGAAGTCACGCTGACACCCCTAAGCGCACCCGCAGAGAAAATCGTGGCCAATTCGCTACCGAACAGAGAAACGTTATCAGCAATACTAGACGCGACTGCCGACTGCCTCGCGTCGCCCAACAGAACCTGCTCAGTCGCCTCTTCGATCCTTCGAGCATACTTCGTACTAACAGAACACGAGTACGGCTTCCAACAGTTTCGAAAATTCGCGGCGAAAAAGCGCGATCTTTTGGGCTCGTTTTTCAAGTGGGTTCTAGAAACGGCCGGGGAGGATAAGCTCGAGTGTCTGAGTCTGTACGTGGACCTGATCAGGATACTTCGTTTGGAGGAGGGCGAGGGTGCGGTGGGGAGGAGGTCTACTCTGACTCCGCATGATGTGGCCGACATGGTGGGGTATACTCCGGGGGAGGAATCGCATCCGGCGCTGGCTATGGAGAGCATTTTGAAG GAGCGCAACATAGACGAAGAGGTCATCAGCAACTGTTCCCTCATCCCCCCTCTCCTCCACGACTTGCCCCCGCTGTCGCCCCGCGCGGGGGCGGATCCCCCCTCACCCCCCGCAGCCCCCGCGGACCCCCTGGTGGCGCAGttcgcggggcgcgcggggcatgcggggggcgcgggggcggagGAGAGGCTGACTAGTAGCTATTGGCTGGACGTGCCGCCGAGACATCATGAGGAGGAGGTCAATGATGGGGAACT GGTATCGTGTGACATAATGGCGGTAGCGGTGTCAGCCctggcggcgggcggcgcggcggcgctggcgaGCTGCGTGCGGCGACTCGCGGGCGCCGTggaccgcgccgccgcgcccgcgcgcgcgcccgcaCACGTGCCCGCTGCCG TGTCAGTAGCACGAGTCCGCAGCGAGACAGCGGACGCGTTCCGCTCCCGCCCGCCCAACACGAGCCGCCCGCCCTCGCTGCACGTGGACGACTTcaccgcgcgcgccgccgccgcgccgcccgcccgccctcACACCAG